The genomic interval CAGCTTTACACGGAGCCAAATCGACAgaataaatgaaaattaaagCAAGTCCTCTCTGTGGATGGCGTACGTTTCTACTGTTAGGATCCCAATCACCCAATCAACATCCTCCTGGACTATCAATCTGTCAATCAACCTATCGCATCATCCAGCAATCGACAGCCATATATAATGCAAGAGGAACTTCTCGCCCGCGCAGAAGTTTTGTACTATAATTCTATGATACTTTTTAGTTATTAGTTCGATTTCGCAGTGAGTTAGCTGAGGGAGTTTAGCAGAAGACACGGCACCAACGGCAGCATTTTAATTTCAGTCAAATTGCTTAATGTTAGCTTAGATTTCATTAGATTTCTCGCCATCCTGCAGCCGCGTCGAAAAGGATACTCAGTTTAGTCAAAGCGCAGACACGTTTTTCTGTATTCTTTTGTAAGCTAACAAAAATGTACATTTAATGGTAGCTTTTAGTGAGTGAATTGCCTCTGTGGATTACGCAATATTTTCATCATCATGTTTGATATGCTCGTGTGTATTTCGTTTACATTTTTTCCTTTAGTTTTTATTCGATATTTTCAACGCGAATGTTCGACTGCAGAGTGTTTATTAAAATTGCAAATATAAATTCAATTGGTTACTGCTTTAATAGAGtgcaattaataaaaattaatgaataAACGGCAACGCGCctaaaaaaacgaaacaattAATCAAATAATGATGTGCTCAAAAAATGTATGATTATTTCCAAGCAATTACTCAACTTAAAATTATCGACTTTTTCATATTAAGACTTATTTAGTTCTGCTCACAGCTCCTTTAATTTGTTGGATTGCATGATTTTGTAACGTTTCCTTtgtcattataaaatatatcaGTTCGCCGCGCTGTTTAAGTGATAATTTTATAACTGTTAAATGAATTTATGTAAAAAGCAagtaaatcaatttttaacgatatgtaaaacaataaatttaaacCATTTATACCATTTATGTTTGCTGATTTCGTTTTGTATCTTTTTATTACCTAAGTTGTTGGTTATTTTCGCAGATTTGCTGACGTGCGGATGATGATTGAATTCCTAGAAACATTTAGTCAAAAATCAAAGGTCGGGAGGAAGGCTGACGGATCATAAATCATAACATTTTCGATGCAAACTTAAGCGAATAGATAAACAATTTAACTAGCAAAGAACGCAAAATAGTAGAATcaaatttttagcaatcaacCAAAAGTAAATTCGAGATAAAATAGCCATCAACTAAACACTAAAGTAACCTAACCAAGTATTTTACATAGAGTTCGTAGCGCGAAGTATCGAAACCAAGCCCAATCCATTTCCATAATCTAAGAAACGTACCGTATTTGGCCAAAACGAGAGGACGCCCGTCGTGTTCGGGTTCCACAAATCTTAAAGAGAAGTTCAAATGAGAGCTAACAAATgtgcaaattgaaatcaaagACACTTCACATGGTTTTGAAACAAGTAAATGAATCAAAAACGATTTGAGTAGAGGAAACTAAAGCGTagaacaaaatatattatgaATATCGTAAAAATCTATGAGAAAGACGAGCCAATTTGAGTTGTAGGCAATCAAATTGCTAAGATTCTCTGATTAAGACATGATTATAAGGAGATATCAAGCCCGTTAAGTTAGTTGATACTTAAATAACTCGAACGAAACTCGATTTGGGCCACGTTTTAATAGCGCTCCGAAAGCAGATTATATTTTGTAGCAAAAGTAAAAGTCAAATTTAAACAATGGCGAATGGAAAaccaaatatttcaaatgaatAAACTTTTTCTGTGATTTATGaaaaaagtatgcaaaaaCACACACTGAAATACACTACAGCAAGGTAAACACAAcacaaagtaaacaaaaacttAATAAAGATAAAGAATTAGGCACTTTAGAAAACAAATGTAGCAGCTGGCCAGCGAAATTGTTTAGAATTGTTTGCTAGCCAAGAAGAGCAGTACATTAAAGTGAAACGAAATTTTGCACGCACTCGAAATTTGGCGAAGAGGATGTTTATGCATTCTGCTATTTTTGGTTCTCTGCGAATTTTACCCAATTAATTATTGGATCGCAACACAAAAGGTAACGAAGCATGGCAACGcacttttgcacttttcccATCCCGAAGGTTACGTCCATAGTTTATAAGCCAATGAGCCAATGGAACAAATCGAATCAAACGAAATTAGCGAAGATTGAACTGGTTTTCGTTatcgtttccgtttccgttaaatgcaattttatcAGCAAAAGCTAATGATTTTCGGTGCATTTTCCGAGAGCACTCTAATTGATTATTTTGCACAACATTCGAGAAGAGCAAGCAGGCAAATGATAATGGAGAAAACTAAGCTAATCCCTAACGTAATCGAAACGAGTAAATAACTAAGAATGTTTTTAGCGGATCGTACTCTATATAGTAGCTAAGCGCGGGGCAATCCATCCCTCGGAACCCCGGGAACGAAAGGTAAAAACAATTAACTGGAGGGCTGGAATGATGAgaaacttaaatatttttaatgcatTGAATTTGtcgtaaatatatttaatgtaCCTttgttaaaaacaaaataaatctATTAACACAAATTACGAACTCTCGATGCAGATAGGCGATAGTTTAGATGGAGCATGCAATTTTTATGTTTACCTCGTAAGCATTTTTGTATAGTTAAACGAAAAACTGGGTGCGGCCCACAAACCCCCAAATAAGAATgaaaattttgtaaatatttgtagTTGATTTCTAAGTAGCGAAAGACGAACAAAACAATATTCGGCAAGAGTAACAGACACGATGGGTATATTTAAAGTGGAAAAATATTgaatgtttattatttaacaaatGGATGGCAACTAAATACAATTTGAATAAGTTCAACCTGtacaataatttaatattaaataaaaagcgGCCAAGGCCAATGAAAAGTAATGAGTGCTGTTTATTTTCCAAGAATATCCGACTGATTTATGGGCTAGTTCTCTGGCCATAAATAACAATATAGACAATAATTTTTGATTGCTTGAAATGTTGGCAAGCTTTGAAATTTACTCAGCCCCATTTCGAGCAATTGAAATAATTCAGAGGATGACAAGTCGCCGAAATGATGATGTAGGACGGGCAAAATGGGTGGCAGCCATGGGATCCAAAGGCATTAATTATGTAAATGACACAACTCTTTTTTCGGGCAAACCGCGAACAATATACATGATGTTAAGAAACTTATTTCTCCTCCGACTTTTTTGCCACCCAACGGCCGGTTGCGTCACCATTCCGGCAATTCATCTTGGCCACAAATAGAGTTGGATGAGCTTTGGGCCTGACGATTGGCATCTCGGCACGATTCATCTGCAGCTGGTCGGAGGAAAAGGTTTCCTACGTTCAACATCCTATGACTAAGCTGGATGCAGCTGTAAACCTTCAGAAGTCCATAAAACCCATCACCATTGTAATTGAGCAAAACAATTACAGATGACATAAGCGGAACAACAACGGAAAATCAAAGGTAATCTCGTGAACAAGTTGTTATGCCGAATGAAAAATGCCATTGCATCCATATTTATTCTGTTCGTGAGTCTTGCATTATATCCAACCGATGACGGCTAAggccaaaatatatataaataaaaacgcaTATAAGTTCTATAAATATAATGTCAACGTATCGGGGAAACCACGGCATTTGGCATGCATTCCGCACCTCATGATTACTCATCGCTTGCTAAGGTTAACCCTTTCATATCGGCCAATATATGTAGTTTAATATATGGAAATGACGCCTAGTTGAGGCAGGCTTAACCAAACGACCAGTGAATGGGTTTTGCATATCATTGGCATGCAAACTACGTAGGGAATTTTAGCTATAGCTTCAGTTGCATAAAATTATCTAGCAATTAGCATAGATGACTTAAGGCGAGAAGCTCCTCAAATGTGGGTTTACAGCCAGTTACGCCATATTACGCACTTGGCCACTTTTAAGACAAAGTAACAGATCGTCGAAAATAGcttctttaataaaatatgtaaataattaCATAAAGTGTTAGCTTTGGTATATGTAGTTGCTGACATTTGGTTTTTAAACAGTATTCATTTTTCCAATATCGGTGGCTTGAAGAATAAAGAAAAGAAGAAGTCTAATGATTTTTGAATTAATCACTACTAAACAAAGACTGTTTTCAGTAATAACATATGGCCATAACGATGCCACATTTAATCTTGGGCTTAAGTACTTTACGAACTAATTAGCATTATAATGATACCAGAACTAAAAGCTATAGTTAAGCACAAGACTAGTAGCTCTTAGTGGTGATTCCATCCCCCTTTTTTGAATAGTCAATTAATAATTCTCTCAGCTCGTGTTCATAGTTCTCGACAAGCCGTTGCAAATTGATTTGGACTGATCAGCGTGCCGAGTAGACAAACAACCAATTGATTGACAGGCCAAAAAAGTCCAAAACGCCGGGGGGTTTTTTCGCAGTCTTCTAGACAGATGTGCATAAACAAAGACGATCCCTCGAAAAACATAAACTTCGAGCATCTCACGAAAGCTTTTCAACGAGAAAAGCTCCTCTCCAAGAGCTGGGTCTTCATATACGCTCAGTTTCTTCGCAAACTTCAACCGAAACGGACGTATTGATCTCGGATTTTCCTTCTGGCGCGGAACCAAGGATAGGTGTCAAATTCTCGATTGATTGCCAGTGATTCGTTTGCTTTGAGCGACGCGTAAACAAAGTGACATGATGAGGCCCCAATTAGCGGCCATGGCCATTGTCATGGTGCTGGCTGTGATCTGCGGTTTCGGCACTGGTTCCGTGCTGGAAGTACCCGGAGTCACACAGGCACCACCACTCCCACCTCGTAACCTGCGAAGCAACCAAACGCGGTCGCGCATGCCCAACAACTTCCGAGTGCGTTACAGTGAAAACACAGCAGACGATCGAAAGAACAAAAACCTAACTTgcaaaattgtaattaaaaatgATACTAATTTTgaacataaaaaataacttaatggtgttaaatataaaaacattcGTTTAGTAAAGTTTAGTATCACTTAGTGATTCATCTGAGTCTCGCGATTGGTAAATTTGGAATGCTGtctataataaaaatcaaaacaaacgCTATAAATATCATATggtaaaacgacaaaataGCTGAAAAAGAGAAGagataaatataaaatatttgagACAAAAGCTTTGAACAAGTGTTTTTAAGTGACATAAGCAACCTCAATTTGTGGCAGAAATAAATACaagaaacataaaataaattatccCTTTGTTTGAAATGCAAAAACCCATTTGGCATAATGTGTGTTTGTTCTCTCGATCGCCCACTGTAATGTGAATTTTAAACTTGCCGACTGGCTGCTAACTTTTGGCCAGCAGGTTTCGTTTTGGCCAGAACAAGTTCAATGCGCTGGCCTCGTGTTTGCTAAATGTAGCGTCTCCCTTCTTTTTGTTTGTACTGCCATTCTCCAGAGCATTGCGACCCCCACAAGTGCTCCCAGATGTGACTACAAGGAGCTGATGACCAATCTGCACGATCGCGTTGGCATCTTGGTGACCTTGGACGAGGACCAGCGCCACCGCCTGGAAGTCATCGATAAGAAGTGAGAACTGGTTTGACATAGACGGatcaaatgaaatatttttgtaaaaccGGTAGAGCAAAAACCGCGCATCAATAGCTCTTCGGAAACTTTTGTGTGACACTGCGACTTATTTGGCAGAGGAATTAACTCTTTAATGATGTTCAATCCTTTGcgaatataattatatttcttTGATCAGTAATCGTTGGGTAGCACCTGCTCTCGCTTTTTGGGTCAAATTTATTGTTATGGGTTCGCAGAAATTCGGTGGTGATTTTCACACGCATCCGGAGAGTGTTTATAGATTGTATCTCATCGTTTTGCTTGTTTggttaatatatttttttctttgttgaCTTTAATCGGTTATTTCTTACGGTCGTTTGAAAACGGAAATCTGCAAGTGGCAAGCTCAAGATGATTAGCAAGCGAAACAATACAAACAGAAATATATCTTAGAGCTTTATCATTTACTGAACCCAAGGAAAATCGTATAAGTGCGCCATTTCGAAGGCAATGAGGGCTTCTTTATCGTTTTCTATTTATTAActatttatataaaaacttttttagATTGGATCAGCTGGTGGAAAGCAGTTCGGCCCGCATGGAATCGATGAAGGCCCAGCAACTGGACTTCCTGCAGCGACTGGACAGTTTTGAGCACATCCAGCGGCTTTCGAGGAACACTCTAGACGAGCTTAAAGGTGAAACCGATCAGGTTTTCGGTCCCCGGAATGTCAGGGAGCTAAAACACAAGCTAAGAAATCGCAAAAAGATGAAGGGTAACATACTAGAAATGTTGATGTTGTGCTGTTGTATTGTGTTTGTCTCTCTGGTTGCCCAGTCCACTTTGAAGATCACATTTTTATAAACTTATTTCCTTATCGGCAGATATCTCGCGCACTGTTCGTGACGTTTCGCAGGAACAGTATCCCAGCTCGGGAGTAGGTACATTTAATGAATCCAACTTGAATTTATCAAGTCGCCTGGATGCCTTGGCCACTCTTTTGGCTTCTACTGCTCTCAGTgtcagatctgtgcaggtTGAAGTGGCCAATCTTTCGCGGGCCATTAGGTAATAATATTTGAGTAATTCAAATTGTAATTTAACTGAAAATTTTATCTTTCAGGCGCCAAAGCCGTTTGATCCAGGGTAAAGGATTTAGGTCGACACCAAGTCAGCAGCCAATCTTCTATGGCCCAACTGGATTGAATGGACCAACAGCTACACGGCAGTTGCCTAGTAGTTGCTCCTATTCCTTCCTTGCTAACCACGGAATTCTGAAAGTCCAGCTCACACCCGAATCGGAATCATTCTACGTATCCTGCGATGAGGATTGGACTGTTATTTTGAGCCGCACCTCCGATGATGTGAACTTCGAACGCGGCTGGCTGGATTATCGCGATGGCTTTGGCAATTTGGCTGGGGACTTCTTTATTGGTCTCAACAAACTGCATGCCCTCACTTCATCGGCCTTGCACGAACTGCGGATTGTGATGGAGGACTTCTCGggcaacgtggcgtatgcgggATATTCGTTGTTTGCCATTGGCAGCGAAAAGGAACTATATCCACTCGTCTTGCTGGGCAAATTCCAGGATAGTTTGACTCCTTCAGCTGGAGATTCATTGTCGTATCATGCCGGAGCTAAGTTTAGCACTGTGGATCAGGATAATGACAACTGCCTGGAGTGCAATTGCGCTCTGAGGCACAAGGGAGCTGGCTGGTTTAACAACTGCGCAAAGAGCAACTTATTCGGCGAATATACCACCCAGAACCAAGCTGGAGAAACTGGGATCTGGTGGGACACCTTTTCAGGGCAGAATTCGCTGAAACGGGTTCGTTGGATGATTCGTCCCATTTCCGAGGGAACAGATGATGCCAGGCGATAGGATATCTAGAAGAACATCTATCCATATCCAACTGCCATCTCCGAAATCAGGGATAACCCACAATcgattgcttgcattttaacccTAGCTTTAGCTTTGAATCTctctgtgcgtgtgtgtgtaatatttatggaaaattacttaataCCTAGATAATACAGTAAATTTACGAGTACTCGCCTGAAAGTACGTCATCTCTGGGAGATTTTCCCTAATCGGTCGATTAGCGGAACGCATGCTATATTTTGGGTATAAATACGTGGGTTTTCGATGGAAACTCTAGTTATTCGAGTGGGTTTACTGTGGATTACTTTAGACATGGCCAAGACCAGTTTATGTCTGGTACCAATTCTCTGTCAATTTCTGGGACTACATGCCGCTTTGCTAGACTCTCTACTTAATCAGAGTACCATTTACTACCTTAAACCATCAGCGGATGTTTCCCTAGAGACTGTGGATCAGTTGTCGTCTGCGGAATCTGTCAAGTTGATTGTGCACGGTTACCTGGGATCGCGCACCCATGGCTCTATAATGCCTCTGAGAAATGGTGAGAATTCGGAGAGCAAAATTCCTATAAGATATAGATATCTAACTCCTTTTTTAATACAACAATCCCGAAGCCTATACTGCTCAGGGATATGAGAATGTTTTGGTGGCTGACTGGGGTCCTGTGGCCAATTTAGATTATCCCAGCTCGCGGTTGGCTGTGAAGAAGGTGGCTCGGATTCTAGCCAAATTATTGGAGGAATTCCTTCAACGCCATGGGATCTCTTTAGAAGGAGTCCATGTCATAGGACACAGCTTGGGAGCTCATATTGCAGGACGAATTGGACGTTATTTCAATGGATCTTTGGGCAGAGTTACGGGTCTGGATCCGGCTCTTCCCCTCTTTTCAAGCCGATCGGATGACAGTTTGCACTCGAATGCCGCTCAATTCGTGGATGTGATTCACACGGACTATCCTTTGTTTGGGGATATTCGGCCTCGAGGAACTGTGGACTTCTATCCAAATTTTGGACTGGCTCCACAGCCAGGCTGTGAAAATGtggatgttgttgctgccagtAAGCTACTCCACGAGGCTTGTAAGCTCGATAGTGTTTtcctatttattgtttttcatattttgtatACTTTTAATTAGATAGTTGCAGTCACAATCGAGCAGTCATGTTCTACGCTGAATCAATTGGAATGCCTGAGAATTTTCCAGCGATTTCTTGCAGTTTGACGGCCATTAAAAGTCGGCGTGTTGAGGACTGTCTAAGggaaaaatcaaaaactaatACAAACCCAAGTGAATATCAAACTGTTTTTATGGGCGAACATGTTAATCACAGGTTagtattaatttttgttacaATAAACACAAATTTCACAACAATATTTCACTAGCGCCACCTTGTACTATTATTTGAAAACTAATGGAGCGCCACCCTACGGCCAGGGCAGGAACTCACATTTCTGATTTTACTTGTCGCACTTATGTACAGATGGCGCTTAAAGCCGGAAGACATGTATAGCTTCAGAAATAGATGTCGCCACCTAACCACCTATATTGACCCACATTCTACAAAGAATATAGTTTATCATAATTCTTTAAACCTataatcatttaaaagtaATTCATAAGCTTTAATAGAAAAGCTATAGTTTTTGAGTTGTgttaatgcaaatttattACGTTAAGGAGACATGAGATAGCTTAAGCCTTTCCAGCACATAAATTTAGTCTTGTAAAATCTCCCTCACCCACCAAAAGAGCTAATCATCTTTTATTTCACTAAATTCCTGCTCAATCAGCAAATGAATTTCAATTAGCTGCGACCATCATCCTTATTAGAACCTGCAATGAAAAGTTCCGCAAGCGCAACGGCTCATAAATCACATTCAATTTATGAATGAAGAGAACAAACAGTCCCCCTCTTCGGATTCTTCGGATACCTGGATGCTGCGGATGACTGCGGACCCGGGGGTTATTTATGGGCCAATAACTTTACAACTAAACGCTCATCTACATTTAATGGCGATAATTTTTGACGCAATTCGAGAGGCAGACACGTCGGCGGTCTCGGGCTTCCTCCTCTTGGATCGGGGATCCTAACTTGCAGAGGAGTTGTTGGCCTACAAACAAGAGGAAGCAACCGCAGAAGATAAGGCAAAACACTTGACACCTCGGCGTCGGTGGTGCGGTGGCTTGGCGATTCGGTGGTTCGGTGGTGCTTCTTTCCTCTGCGCCGCCAGCGGCCAAATACACTGAGAAAACACACGCATAATTCATAGGCGGAATTAAACTTATAATAAATGCTTCAAGTGGCGAGTTCTGTTTACAAACAATGGTtaaatatgttaaatatttttacaaacCCTTGCAAAATCATAACTTAAtaattttctctcagtgctgAGAATGCGTGAGGTGAGTGTATAGAAGGTGAGGCCAATAAGAAGAGCACCAATGAGACTGAGTAAACAAAGGCAGCGATCGTAAATTCCCAGTTAAGAGGCAAATGCCACTAAAAGGAGTTGGAATGCTGTAAATTTGGGGATTTCGAGATGGCAACAGCTGGCTGTCGATCGGAAATCCACCGAGAACGCAAGCTGAAGGTGGGTGGCACAGGTGCTGCAGTTGGATCAAGTGTTCCGGTGGCTCGGTGGTCAGTGGTCGGGGATCACCCTTCATTTAAGTCGATCATAGATCATTGTATCGTGCCGCAAATCGATTTCAGGCTCCATTAGCCGCCCTGCACAGGAAACTCGCGCATTTGCTGCCAAGcttatgttttgtttttccccaGCTTTTCCATGGTGAAAATCCAGCAAGTTAGCCGCTCTATTGATGCTCGGTCAACCAGCGAGTTTCTGTTTTCCGTTTCTGTTTGCTGAACGTTATTTCTTTGTTTACCGAGTGCCGCGCGCCAAAGTCTggactatttttttttttttttttttctatttttttgggtttttgctCTTCTCATATGCGTTCTCAATATTTCCATCATTTCCCTTGACgcattttccccatttcctcGGCAGTCCGCTTTTTGTTCTGCCACCACCACCTTCCTTCCCTGAAATTTGTGTCATGCGTTGGCTTTTCCTGTCCGCCACTCGTTTTGCTTTTTTCTCTGGCTTTAATTTCTGTTTGCTGGGAAAGTAAAACAAAGCGAGAGTTGTTGACTTTTGATTCTGGCGATGGCTGAATGGCTGAATGGTT from Drosophila mauritiana strain mau12 chromosome 3L, ASM438214v1, whole genome shotgun sequence carries:
- the LOC117141057 gene encoding ficolin-2 isoform X2; protein product: MMRPQLAAMAIVMVLAVICGFGTGSVLEVPGVTQAPPLPPRNLRSNQTRSRMPNNFRSIATPTSAPRCDYKELMTNLHDRVGILVTLDEDQRHRLEVIDKKLDQLVESSSARMESMKAQQLDFLQRLDSFEHIQRLSRNTLDELKDISRTVRDVSQEQYPSSGVGTFNESNLNLSSRLDALATLLASTALSVRSVQVEVANLSRAIRRQSRLIQGKGFRSTPSQQPIFYGPTGLNGPTATRQLPSSCSYSFLANHGILKVQLTPESESFYVSCDEDWTVILSRTSDDVNFERGWLDYRDGFGNLAGDFFIGLNKLHALTSSALHELRIVMEDFSGNVAYAGYSLFAIGSEKELYPLVLLGKFQDSLTPSAGDSLSYHAGAKFSTVDQDNDNCLECNCALRHKGAGWFNNCAKSNLFGEYTTQNQAGETGIWWDTFSGQNSLKRVRWMIRPISEGTDDARR
- the LOC117141057 gene encoding ficolin-2 isoform X1, whose amino-acid sequence is MMRPQLAAMAIVMVLAVICGFGTGSVLEVPGVTQAPPLPPRNLRSNQTRSRMPNNFRSIATPTSAPRCDYKELMTNLHDRVGILVTLDEDQRHRLEVIDKKLDQLVESSSARMESMKAQQLDFLQRLDSFEHIQRLSRNTLDELKGETDQVFGPRNVRELKHKLRNRKKMKDISRTVRDVSQEQYPSSGVGTFNESNLNLSSRLDALATLLASTALSVRSVQVEVANLSRAIRRQSRLIQGKGFRSTPSQQPIFYGPTGLNGPTATRQLPSSCSYSFLANHGILKVQLTPESESFYVSCDEDWTVILSRTSDDVNFERGWLDYRDGFGNLAGDFFIGLNKLHALTSSALHELRIVMEDFSGNVAYAGYSLFAIGSEKELYPLVLLGKFQDSLTPSAGDSLSYHAGAKFSTVDQDNDNCLECNCALRHKGAGWFNNCAKSNLFGEYTTQNQAGETGIWWDTFSGQNSLKRVRWMIRPISEGTDDARR
- the LOC117141058 gene encoding lipase member H isoform X1 — translated: METLVIRVGLLWITLDMAKTSLCLVPILCQFLGLHAALLDSLLNQSTIYYLKPSADVSLETVDQLSSAESVKLIVHGYLGSRTHGSIMPLRNAYTAQGYENVLVADWGPVANLDYPSSRLAVKKVARILAKLLEEFLQRHGISLEGVHVIGHSLGAHIAGRIGRYFNGSLGRVTGLDPALPLFSSRSDDSLHSNAAQFVDVIHTDYPLFGDIRPRGTVDFYPNFGLAPQPGCENVDVVAASKLLHEAYSCSHNRAVMFYAESIGMPENFPAISCSLTAIKSRRVEDCLREKSKTNTNPSEYQTVFMGEHVNHSATLYYYLKTNGAPPYGQGRNSHF
- the LOC117141058 gene encoding lipase member H isoform X2; its protein translation is METLVIRVGLLWITLDMAKTSLCLVPILCQFLGLHAALLDSLLNQSTIYYLKPSADVSLETVDQLSSAESVKLIVHGYLGSRTHGSIMPLRNAYTAQGYENVLVADWGPVANLDYPSSRLAVKKVARILAKLLEEFLQRHGISLEGVHVIGHSLGAHIAGRIGRYFNGSLGRVTGLDPALPLFSSRSDDSLHSNAAQFVDVIHTDYPLFGDIRPRGTVDFYPNFGLAPQPGCENVDVVAANSCSHNRAVMFYAESIGMPENFPAISCSLTAIKSRRVEDCLREKSKTNTNPSEYQTVFMGEHVNHSATLYYYLKTNGAPPYGQGRNSHF